A genomic segment from Triticum dicoccoides isolate Atlit2015 ecotype Zavitan chromosome 1A, WEW_v2.0, whole genome shotgun sequence encodes:
- the LOC119289167 gene encoding putative aminoacrylate hydrolase RutD isoform X2, whose translation MPYCEVDRYQAGDKWEGVRLFYRRYGRGATKVLLVIGLAGTHDSWGPQIRGLTGSMEPADGGDELTAARTDEEAGAPAAAPATATVEEEDVGEGIEVCCFDNRGVGRSSIPPHKSYYSTSIMARDALALMDHLGWKKAHVFGHSMGAMISCKLAAMAPHRMSSLALLNVTGGGMECFPKVDAQMLSLAFRFLRARTPEQRALVDLETHYTKEYLDEEVGSCTRRAILYKEYVKGISSSGMQSNCGFEGQINACWTHKVTTKELDTIRAAGFLVSVIHGRHDIIAQVCHARRLAQRLLPAARMVDLHGAHLVSHERPEEVNNALMDLIKATKYAMAPQEWSSQPENTSGLIVMAFEHVRNIVRVTKPVRVVAIQSS comes from the exons ATGCCTTACTGCGAGGTGGATCGGTACCAGGCCGGCGACAAGTGGGAGGGCGTCCGCCTCTTCTACCGCCGCTACGGCCGCGGCGCCACCAAGGTGCTCCTCGTCATCG GTTTGGCGGGGACGCACGACTCGTGGGGCCCGCAGATACGGGGGCTGACCGGGTCCATGGAGCCggccgacggcggcgacgagctcaccGCCGCGCGGACGGACGAGGAGGCCGGCgcccccgccgccgcgccggcgacggcgacggtggaggaggaggacgtcGGCGAGGGCATCGAGGTCTGCTGCTTCGACAACCGCGGCGTCGGCCGCAGCTCCATCCCCCCGCACAAATCCTACTACTC GACATCGATCATGGCGAGGGACGCGCTGGCCTTGATGGACCATCTGGGGTGGAAGAAAGCCCACGTCTTCGGCCACTCCATGGGCGCGATGATTTCCTGCAAGCTTGCAGCGATGGCGCCTCACCGGATGTCCTCGCTGGCGTTGCTCAACGTCACCGGCGGTGGGATGGAGTGTTTCCCCAAG GTAGATGCACAGATGCTATCTCTCGCATTCCGGTTCTTAAGGGCGAGAACTCCGGAGCAAAGAGCTCTTGTGGACTTGGAAACCCACTATACCAAG GAATACCTTGATGAGGAAGTTGGATCCTGCACAAGGAGAGCAATCCTGTACAAG GAATATGTGAAGGGCATATCATCTTCAGGGATGCAATCTAATTGCGGGTTTGAAGGTCAAATTAACGCATGCTGGACTCACAAAGTGACAACTAAAGAACTGGATACAATACGTGCTGCTGGTTTTCTAGTTTCAGTTATTCATGGAAG GCATGATATTATTGCGCAAGTATGCCATGCGAGACGGCTTGCACAAAGGCTTCTTCCTGCTGCTAGAATGGTGGATCTTCATGGTGCACATCTAGTCAGCCATGAAAGACCAGAAGAG GTCAACAACGCCCTAATGGATCTGATAAAGGCCACAAAGTATGCGATGGCACCTCAAGAGTGGTCGTCCCAGCCGGAGAACACATCAG GCCTGATAGTGATGGCGTTTGAGCATGTGAGGAACATTGTAAGAGTAACGAAGCCCGTGAGGGTCGTGGCGATCCAGTCATCATAA
- the LOC119289167 gene encoding putative aminoacrylate hydrolase RutD isoform X1 — protein sequence MPYCEVDRYQAGDKWEGVRLFYRRYGRGATKVLLVIGLAGTHDSWGPQIRGLTGSMEPADGGDELTAARTDEEAGAPAAAPATATVEEEDVGEGIEVCCFDNRGVGRSSIPPHKSYYSTSIMARDALALMDHLGWKKAHVFGHSMGAMISCKLAAMAPHRMSSLALLNVTGGGMECFPKVDAQMLSLAFRFLRARTPEQRALVDLETHYTKEYLDEEVGSCTRRAILYKEYVKGISSSGMQSNCGFEGQINACWTHKVTTKELDTIRAAGFLVSVIHGRHDIIAQVCHARRLAQRLLPAARMVDLHGAHLVSHERPEEVNNALMDLIKATKYAMAPQEWSSQPENTSETGALISARPVTLTIRTGEAGNAAVAAYNLLAKLQLSFLYVIGLIVMAFEHVRNIVRVTKPVRVVAIQSS from the exons ATGCCTTACTGCGAGGTGGATCGGTACCAGGCCGGCGACAAGTGGGAGGGCGTCCGCCTCTTCTACCGCCGCTACGGCCGCGGCGCCACCAAGGTGCTCCTCGTCATCG GTTTGGCGGGGACGCACGACTCGTGGGGCCCGCAGATACGGGGGCTGACCGGGTCCATGGAGCCggccgacggcggcgacgagctcaccGCCGCGCGGACGGACGAGGAGGCCGGCgcccccgccgccgcgccggcgacggcgacggtggaggaggaggacgtcGGCGAGGGCATCGAGGTCTGCTGCTTCGACAACCGCGGCGTCGGCCGCAGCTCCATCCCCCCGCACAAATCCTACTACTC GACATCGATCATGGCGAGGGACGCGCTGGCCTTGATGGACCATCTGGGGTGGAAGAAAGCCCACGTCTTCGGCCACTCCATGGGCGCGATGATTTCCTGCAAGCTTGCAGCGATGGCGCCTCACCGGATGTCCTCGCTGGCGTTGCTCAACGTCACCGGCGGTGGGATGGAGTGTTTCCCCAAG GTAGATGCACAGATGCTATCTCTCGCATTCCGGTTCTTAAGGGCGAGAACTCCGGAGCAAAGAGCTCTTGTGGACTTGGAAACCCACTATACCAAG GAATACCTTGATGAGGAAGTTGGATCCTGCACAAGGAGAGCAATCCTGTACAAG GAATATGTGAAGGGCATATCATCTTCAGGGATGCAATCTAATTGCGGGTTTGAAGGTCAAATTAACGCATGCTGGACTCACAAAGTGACAACTAAAGAACTGGATACAATACGTGCTGCTGGTTTTCTAGTTTCAGTTATTCATGGAAG GCATGATATTATTGCGCAAGTATGCCATGCGAGACGGCTTGCACAAAGGCTTCTTCCTGCTGCTAGAATGGTGGATCTTCATGGTGCACATCTAGTCAGCCATGAAAGACCAGAAGAG GTCAACAACGCCCTAATGGATCTGATAAAGGCCACAAAGTATGCGATGGCACCTCAAGAGTGGTCGTCCCAGCCGGAGAACACATCAG AAACCGGGGCCCTTATTTCTGCGAGGCCTGTAACCCTCACGATACGAACAGGCGAAGCTGGCAACGCTGCCGTAGCAGCGTATAACCTACTTGCAAAGTTGCAACTAAGCTTTCTTTATGTCATAGGCCTGATAGTGATGGCGTTTGAGCATGTGAGGAACATTGTAAGAGTAACGAAGCCCGTGAGGGTCGTGGCGATCCAGTCATCATAA
- the LOC119289155 gene encoding 60S ribosomal protein L28-1-like, which yields MGVMGRLKIFVVKEPVVAASCLIAGFATTTPNPPEQTKAAPRRPHLRPREMTTVPGSLVWELVKKNNCFLIKQFGNSNAKVQFSKEPNNLYNVHSYKFSGLANSKTVAVQPSAGEDKAVVLSTTKTKKQNTPAKLQHKTLMRKEFRKMAKSVKNQVCDNYYRPDLTKPALARLSAVYRSLQVSKSGIKKKNRQPTKL from the exons atggGCGTGATGGGCAGGCTCAAGATCTTCGTCGTCAAGGAGCCCGTCGTCGCCGCCTCCTGCCTCATCGCCGGATTCG CCACCACCACCCCCAACCCACCGGAGCAGACCAAGGCGGCGCCGCGGCGACCTCACCTCCG GCCAAGGGAAATGACTACCGTTCCGGGGTCTCTGGTCTGGGAGCTGGTGAAGAAGAACAACTGCTTCTTGATCAAGCAGTTCGGCAACAGCAACGCCAAGGTGCAGTTCAGCAAGGAGCCCAACAACCTCTACAATGTCCACTCCTACAAGTTCTCCG GCTTGGCGAACAGCAAGACCGTGGCGGTCCAGCCCTCTGCAGGAGAGGACAAGGCTGTCGTCCTGTCCACGACCAAGACCAAGAAGCAGAACACCCCTGCCAAGCTCCAGCACAAGACTCTGATGCGCAAGGAGTTCCGCAAGATGGCCAAGTCCGTCAAGAACCAG GTCTGCGACAACTACTACAGGCCTGATCTGACCAAGCCGGCCCTTGCAAGGCTGAGCGCCGTGTACCGCAGCCTCCAGGTTTCCAAGTCTGGAATCAAGAAGAAGAACAGGCAGCCAACTAAGCTGTAA